In a single window of the Botrytis cinerea B05.10 chromosome 12, complete sequence genome:
- the Bcemc4 gene encoding Bcemc4 yields MAELAVSPPPPPPQWVVDLNTPPLSKPKSAGIPDPPGYTASSSSGRKQPTKTPRQPPTPAEMDTLKLKKAWEVALAPVKQLPMTAIMMYMSGNSLQIFSIMMVVMAFKNPLMGLMATNQAFERFESEGTRGKLGVVKLAYVACQVIALALGIWKVNGMGLLPTTRSDWLAWETVRDPLERAIPAF; encoded by the exons atggcGGAGCTCGCGGTGTCaccacctccccctccccctcaaTGGGTTGTAGATCTTAATACTCCACCATTATCGAAGCCGAAATCAGCAGGCATTCCAGATCCTCCAGGATACAcagcttcctcttcttcaggCCGA AAACAACCCACCAAAACCCCCCGACAACCTCCAACTCCCGCCGAAATGGATACACTGAAGCTCAAGAAAGCATGGGAAGTGGCTCTGGCCCCCGTCAAACAACTTCCAATGACGGCGATTATGATGTACATGTCAGGAAATTCTCTTCAGATATTTTCCATTATGATGGTGGTTATGGCATTCAAAAATCCCCTGATGGGGCTCATGGCTACAAATCAAGCATTTGAACGTTTTGAGAGCGAAGGAACAAGAGGGAAATTAGGTGTAGTTAAACTGGCATATGTTGCATGTCAAGTGATAGCTTTGGCGCTGGGAATATGGAAGGTTAATGGAATGGGATTACTACC TACTACAAGGTCGGATTGGTTGGCTTGGGAGACAGTAAGGGATCCTCTAGAACGAGCTATCCCGGCTTTCTGA
- the Bcapl1 gene encoding Bcapl1 has protein sequence MSSGGGDAKLFARGKVAELRLELNSGGKKDKNHAAKKIALKKIVANMTMSNNDMVALFPDIVGCMQIPSLEIKKMCFLFLVNYARMKPDVAIKALPTLQEDMNDSNPLVRALALRTMSYIHVRDFVEATVPPTKQLLRDADPYVRKTAAFCVAKLYDHDRHLVEGSDLIDRLNSMLRDDNPTVVASALASLMDIWERSDAIKLTIDYGNASKMVQILPDCSEWGQTYILEALMSYVPQDCSEALLLAERISPRLSHSNSAVVLTCIRVVLYLMNYINDQKQISALCRKLSPPLVTLLAKGPEVQYLALRNALLILQRRPEVLRNDIRVFFCKYNDPIYVKVTKLELIFMLANEKNIQEVLTELREYATEIDVHFVRKSVRAIGKLAIKIEPAARQCINTLLELVATKVTYIVQEATVVIRNIFRKYPNQYESIIGTLCENLDSLDEPEAKAAMIWVIGQYASRIENSDVLLEDFLFSFADEPVEVQLALLTATVKLFIQRPTKGQELVPKVLKWATEDTDNPDLRDRGYMYWRLLSSDMATAKAIVMGEKPPITAESEKLDPATLEEMCLNVGTLATVYLKPVQQVFRSARPRRLTDSPALQKQHLPNGDLDAQKSLSAFGNSQPMMKPGGQGDLAAAVDAADAFFAGVGQQMASMNLNGQDEGFGGSPTVGRGEMQYVVNQNAPEQVYQPAVGQGSNGDLLMFN, from the exons ATGAGCTCAGGCGGGGGAGATGCGAAGCTCTTTGCAAGG GGCAAAGTCGCGGAACTaagattggaattgaatagtggtggaaagaaagacaagaacCATGCCGCGAAGAAGATCGCCCTGAAGAAGATTGTAGCCAACATGACCATGAGCAACAATGATATGGTCGCTCTGTTTCCAGATATTGTTGGGTGTATGCAAATACCCAGCTTGGAGATCAAGAAGAT GTGCTTCCTGTTTCTGGTGAATTATGCTCGAATGAAACCAGATGTCGCTATCAAGGCTTTACCTACTTTGCAAGAG GATATGAATGACTCGAATCCTCTTGTCAGAGCTCTTGCCTTGCGCACGATGTCATATATTCATGTCCGAGATTTTGTCGAGGCTACAGTACCACCTACAAAGCAACTCCTTCGAGACGCAGACCCATATGTTCGCAAGACGGCCGCTTTCTGTGTTGCAAAACTATACGACCACGATAGGCATTTGGTTGAAGGTTCAGATCTAATTGACAGGTTGAATTCGATGTTGAGGGACGATAACCCAACGGTTGTGGCTAGTGCATTGGCCAGCTTGATGGATATCTGGGAAAGGAGTGATGCTATTAAGTTGACTATTGACTACGGGAATGCCTCAAAGATGGTTCAAATTCTCCCAGACTGTTCTGA GTGGGGCCAAACATATATCTTGGAAGCCTTAATGTCATATGTTCCACAAGACTGCTCGGAGGCTTTATTGCTAGCGGAGCGCATATCTCCACGTTTATCACATTCAAATTCTGCAGTCGTTCTTACCTGCATAAGAGTAGTTTTGTACCTAATGAACTACATTAATGACCAAAAGCAAATATCGGCATTATGCCGGAAGCTTTCGCCTCCTTTAGTCACTCTATTGGCGAAGGGTCCAGAGGTTCAATATCTCGCATTACGGAATGCATTATTAATATTACAAAGAAGGCCAGAAGTTCTACGCAACGATATTCGAGTATTCTTCTGCAAATATAATGACCCAATTTATGTTAAAGTTACCAAGCTGGAGTTGATCTTCATGTTGGCGAACgaaaagaatattcaagAGGTGCTTACCGAATTGAGAGAATACGCCACAGAAATTGATGTCCACTTCGTCCGCAAATCAGTCCGAGCAATCGGAAAGCTTGCTATCAAAATCGAGCCTGCGGCTAGACAGTGTATTAATACATTACTGGAGCTAGTGGCCACAAAGGTCACATATATTGTGCAAGAAGCAACAGTGGtaattcgaaatattttCAGAAAGTACCCTAACCAGTACGAGTCTATAATCGGTACACTCTGCGAGAATCTGGATTCGCTAGATGAACCGGAAGCTAAGGCTGCCATGATTTGGGTTATTGGGCAATACGCCTCTCGGATAGAAAACTCTGATGTCTTACTTgaagattttctcttttcattcgCGGATGAGCCAGTGGAAGTTCAACTTGCTCTTCTCACCGCGACCGTTAAACTGTTCATTCAAAGGCCAACAAAGGGACAAGAACTTGTTCCTAAAGTGTTGAAATGGGCCACAGAAGACACAGATAACCCAGATTTGCGGGATAGAGGTTACATGTACTGGCGTCTGCTATCTTCAGATATGGCTACAGCCAAAGCTATTGTTATGGGTGAAAAGCCTCCGATCACAGCTGAATCGGAGAAACTCGACCCTGCCACTCTTGAGGAAATGTGCCTTAACGTTGGAACTCTCGCTACTGTTTACCTTAAACCCGTCCAACAAGTTTTCCGTTCCGCTCGTCCGCGTCGCCTTACAGACTCACCCGCTCTACAAAAGCAGCATCTTCCGAATGGGGATTTAGACGCGCAGAAATCACTTTCTGCATTTGGAAACTCTCAACCTATGATGAAACCCGGTGGACAAGGTGATCTCGCTGCAGCAGTCGATGCAGCAGATGCGTTCTTTGCCGGAGTTGGTCAGCAAATGGCAAGCATGAACTTGAATGGACAGGATGAAGGATTTGGTGGTAGCCCTACCGTTGGCAGAGGCGAGATGCAATATGTGGTTAATCAGAACGCACCCGAGCAGGTTTATCAACCTGCAGTAGGACAGGGTTCCAACGGTGATTTACTTATGTTTAATTGA
- the Bcaim7 gene encoding Bcaim7 produces MSSESRLYTFSTETKAHLRKFRLGTSRASDPQAVIYFIDKSNLEIKQDEDGTVYKDLESIGDDLPDHSPRFILLSYPCTLPSGRLSVPYVLIFYLPPTVNAEQRMLYAGAKELMRNTAEVSKVLEIESVEDLEEIPGKLKGDER; encoded by the exons ATG TCGTCAGAATCGCGCCTCTATACGTTCAGCACCGAGACGAAGGCACATCTACGTAAATTTAGACTCGGGACTTCGCGCGCAAGCGATCCTCAAGCTGTTATAT ACTTTATTGATAAAAGCAATCTCGAAATAAAAcaggatgaagatggaactGTATATAAAGATCTCGAATCTATAGGCGATGACCTCCCAGATCATTCACCTCGGTTTATCCTCCTAAGCTATCCTTGCACACTG CCCTCCGGCCGTCTCTCCGTCCCATATGTCCTCATCTTCTACCTCCCACCTACAGTCAATGCCGAGCAGCGAATGTTATATGCTGGGGCCAAGGAGCTGATGAGGAATACTGCGGAGGTTTCGAAAGTCCTGGAAATTGAGAGTGTGGAAGATTTAGAAGAAATACCTGGTAAATTGAAGGGTGATGAGAGATAA
- the Bcjen1 gene encoding Bcjen1 has translation MADQYGAAGYDGRTDESESPQKMSIGEYCRTRVSTLKPPMHKAPNPFKLLAMLNGKQWLFFLVAFVAWTWDAFDFFTVSLTVSDLAEEFDKTTTDITWGITLVLMLRSVGSIIFGLAADRYGRKWPFIVNNLLFIALELGTGFCQTYKQFLACRALFGIAMGGLYGNAAATALEDCPEEARGLMSGILQQGYAFGYLLATAFARGLVNTTSHGWRPLFWFGAGPPVLIIIFRLCLPETDAYKERVLVRNERGNIGATFIAEGKVALREHWLLLIYLVLLMAGFNFMSHGSQDLYPTMLKNQYNFSANAVTVIQVVANLGAMTGGTLVGYCSQIFGRRFSIIVISILGGALLYPYTYTSSSAIIAAAFFEQFCVQGAWGVIPIHLMELSPGSFRTFVVGTSYQLGNLVSSASSTIEAQLGEKFPLPPKGKTARFEYGKVICIFMGCVYAYVILLTFLGPEYLKRSFDVQHDSDLAAAAGHDTIEKSMKKMRGNGGVENESIEDMDAGLEKGTARNID, from the exons ATGGCAGACCAATACGGTGCTGCAGGCTATGATGGCCGGACAGACGAATCTGAATCTCCCCAGAAGATGTCCATTGGGGAGTATTGCAGGACCCGAGTTTCCACACTCAAGCCCCCTATGCACAAGGCTCCTAACCCATTCAAACTTCTGGCTATGTTGAATGGAAAACAATGGCTATTCTTCCTTGTGGCGTTTGTTGCTTGG ACTTGGGATGCATTCGATTTCTTTACAGTTAGTCTTACTGTTTCGGACCTCGCAGAGGAGTTTGATAAGACTACTACGGACATCACATGGGGTATTACATTGGTTCTCATGTTGAGATCTGTTGGTTCTATTATCTTTGGACTCGCAGCAGATAGATATGGTCGAAAATGGCCCTTCATTGTCAACAACCTTCTATTCATCGCCCTCGAACTCGGTACCGGTTTCTGTCAAACCTACAAGCAGTTCCTTGCGTGTAGAGCCCTCTTCGGTATTGCGATGGGTGGATTGTATGGAAATGCTGCCGCTACAGCACTTGAAGATTGCCCCGAAGAAGCTCGTGGTTTGATGTCTGGTATACTTCAACAAGGATACGCTTTTGGATATCTCCTCGCAACAGCTTTTGCTAGAGGATTAGTAAATACTACTAGTCATGGATGGAGACCTTTGTTCTGGTTCGGTGCAGGCCCACCTgttctcatcatcatattcCGTCTCTGCCTTCCAGAAACAGATGCGTACAAGGAGCGTGTTCTCGTTCGAAACGAGCGAGGTAATATCGGAGCTACCTTCATTGCTGAAGGAAAGGTAGCATTGAGGGAGCATTGGCTCTTGTTGATTTACTTGGTACTTCTCATGGCTGGTTTTAACTTCATG TCTCATGGTTCCCAAGATCTCTACCCAACCATGcttaaaaatcaatacaatttcTCCGCAAACGCTGTAACCGTCATTCAAGTTGTCGCCAATCTCGGTGCTATGACCGGTGGTACTTTGGTCGGTTACTGTTCCCAAATATTTGGTCGTCGCTTCTCCATAATTGTCATATCCATCCTCGGCGGTGCTCTCCTCTACCCCTACACATACACCTCCTCCAGCGCCATCATCGCCGCAGCCTTCTTCGAACAATTCTGCGTCCAAGGGGCCTGGGGTGTtatccccatccatctcatggAACTTTCTCCCGGCTCTTTCCGAACCTTCGTTGTCGGTACCTCATACCAACTTGGGAATCTCGTTTCCTCCGCTAGTTCGACTATCGAGGCCCAATTGGGAGAAAAATTCCCTCTTCCACCTAAAGGCAAAACAGCTCGTTTTGAATACGGAAAGgtaatttgtattttcatGGGCTGTGTGTATGCCTATGTGATCTTATTGACATTTTTGGGACCGGAGTATCTAAAAAGGAGCTTTGATGTTCAACACGATAGTGATTTGGCAGCGGCAGCAGGCCATGATACAATTGAGAAGAgcatgaagaagatgaggggaAACGGGGGCGTGGagaatgaatcaattgagGATATGGATGCAGGGTTGGAGAAGGGAACTGCGCGGAAcattgattga